The Cryptomeria japonica chromosome 9, Sugi_1.0, whole genome shotgun sequence DNA segment CATTCACAAGCAACCTTGTTTTTGGTGGAACGTAATATCCTCCCACATTGCAACCCTCAGTGGATTCGTGTGGCACCATAAAGGCCCCTACTGGATGTAATCGAAATGTTTCCTTCATCACACACCGCAAGTAATCTAAGTTTACAAGATCACTCTCCCTTACAATGCGATCTCTCCCAACCTGCAATTCAATCTCTTGTTGCGCCCTTGCCATTACTTTAGGGTTTCTCAGCAGCTCAGTCATCGCCCATTCTATAGTTATAAGAGATGTGTCTACTCCAGCAAGTAGCATATCCTGCGAAAGCATTGAACTCGTTGGTTAGTGAGATCGTAGCAGAAAATTGTAATTTCACAATTTGACTAGAGAAAAAGAACAAATCCTAACATTGAACTAGCAATGGCAATTATTGAAACTGAACCGACCaagatgattgctttgattgaaaGGCGAGAGACTTGAATCTCGGAACTTTCGCTCTCACCCATGTCCAGCATCACGTCCAAAAGGTCCGGATTGTCCGACCTTttactcctcctcctcctcagctcAACGCGCTCATCGATCAGCTTCTCGGCAAACGCATCGTATGCTTTATGAACGGCCTTCATACGGCGGCGGTAGCCTTGCAAATCAAGAAAGGAAAGAGAGGGAATGTAGTCCCCCACAATAATTACTCCCAACAGATGCATAATTTCAGTCATTATCTCTAAAAACGAATCGCCTCCGCTCAGTTCGGAGTATCTTCTGCCTGCAAACATTCTGCAGATAGTGTTGAGTGAGAGGGTGGAGATGAGATTCCGCAGTTCGACGGAACGCATGCCCTTCTCACTTCCTTCCCACACAGATCTCACCATGGCTGTCGCCTCTTCTTCTCTTACCCACCTGAATGACTCCGTTCTCTTGGTCGTCAGTAATTCCATCGTGCACAACTTTCTCATCTGCCGCCAGTATTCTCCATAGGGGGCCAGCGCCACGTCTCTGCGCTCGTAGCCCAGGTACTTGGCCCCCGATGTAGCTGGTCTGCTGGCGAAGATCAAATCATGGGTTTTAAGAAACTCTTTGGCCATGGCAGGAGAAGAGGCCACAACCGTGGGTACCGAGCCCAGGCGTAGAAACATAATGGGTCCGTACTTTTTTCCGAGCTGAGTCACGGACTTGGGAGGAAAGGTTCCCAAGAGATGGAGATTGCCTACTAGTGGCCATGGCCGTGGCCCTGGTGGCAATCCCAACTTTCCTTTGTTTCTCTTGCTTGCTGTCAGAAATCTGTATATTATCCAGAGGAAGATGAGCGAAAAACCCAGCTCCACTGCAGGGAAATTGAGCCATGCCATGTTTCGTTTGGATAGCCCGGCTTGCATATCTTTGATAtcaacttatcagtatttaaagcAACTTGCCGGCCAAAAGTCGGGCACGTTCTTGGACTAAATTCTGCTCATTGAAGACTAACTTTCCTGCTCAATGCTGCACCAGATTCAATTTCCTACGGGCCGGCTTAACCGGCACACTCTAAGCATTCACTTAGGTGGCCAGGCCCACAAGCCTCAATTGCTGATGCTGAATTATCAGAAATCTAATAAAAAAgacaacaaaataataacaatgatCACATAAGATGCATAACATCTTTATGTGCTGTGTGTTGAGTTCTTTATCTCACATACATTGAGAGAAACAAAGCAAAAGTTAAATGTGCCTAGAAAACCTCGTTTGTTGGCTTGTTGTATGTGGTTTCCCTCATATTATTACTAAACCGAAAGCTTTTGTATGTTAACTAAACAACTGGTGTGTTTTTTTTCACTTTAACCTACAAGTATTTTCTTTTAAGTTTGACTTTACAGATCTTAATTAATTAcaaacaataaattaataataatgattaacataaaattaattaagaaaatttattttattttaaacaataattttttataatgAATATTGAACTTTGAATAATTTTTAGCGTGACTTTGGAGATCTTAATTTATTACaaacaataaattaataatgactaatatgaaattaattaaaatttttgattttattttaaatagtattttttatACTAATTTAGTCATAATAGATATTTAACTttcaatattttattcttgttttgaCATAAGCATGGTAATTAATTACTAATAATAAATTAGTAATGattaatattacacaaaataatttaaatttaaattttaaaaataattttttaataaaattatttataatgaATATTAACACTAATTTAATTTTAAAGATTTTTAAATAGTAATAATAagatataattattaatattttaattattatatataataattaattattgattattaaaTATTTAAGGTTAATAAATTTATAGGACTGATACTAAAGTCCACTAAATACTTCTTTTTATTAAGGATAAGATAGGAGAGCAAGGAACACATCAAACTATTTTAGTAAGGGGTAGTTGTGAgtttcttgctttgcttttatctagTTCCTATGAAGAGAAATCGCTCGCTGTACAGATAAAAGATGATTATTCAATGTTGTTTTGTGTTCTGAAATGAAAGTTTAAATCTAAAGTTCTATGAAAATTGATATATAGCCAAATTAATATCTTATTCATAGCATTTTCTTCCTTTATATACTTTGAATAAAGAGTAAATCTATCATGAtcattttttttatgaatatgggtataaaatttcattaattaaaaattagaatacatATTAAAAGAATAAAGGTAGATGAACACACGAGACACCTCAAGAGTCACAGGTGATAGAACAACAAACCAAAAAACTAGTCAGAGAGCTAAATCCTAGAGCATAAAGCATAAAAATCCTAAAATTTGCTAAGTGGTGAGAGCAATTCCTGTCAGCAGTAGGGGAAAATCCTTATCATTTGATTTAGGTACCCCATGTATCACTAGGTGTGGAGTGACGTTAGGAATATACTAGCAAgcatcatctttatcatctttttcTTCTTTAGGAGCCACAAAATGCTAAGGAGTAATAGCAAGGGCAAGTCAAGGTAACCCTTTGGAGGGCACGGTGGTGGGGCAACCAGAACCACGTCCCTAGGAGGATCCAACACATCCAGTAGAGAAACCATCACCACCAACAGTAGAGGCTCCAACTTCTCCCCAAGGAGGTGGAGAGGTGGAGCGAAATCATATAGCTTTGGTGGACCCACGAATAGACCGTCAAGGGGTAGCCTGAGACCTAGGGGAGTGAGACCATCATGCAAAAAATATCTACCCCCACCACCGACCCTAGGAAGGATAATGGCAGTGAGGGGATGAAGGGTCAAGAGTAATTGTAAGAAAAAAAATTACACCTTGTACAATTTAGCACAATAAATGTCATAATCCTCCTCGTCATCAGAGGTCATGTACCACTACTTTTATCTTTTGGCCCACCTAGATCGCTCCATCATCTCTATACTAGAATCTTACCAACTCTGCTGACTTGTCATGCTCGATGTGTTAGTGTCCTATGAATCTGATAGTCCATAGGTGGCCATTTGTGTGTTTCAACTACACCTAGAAGAAATCCAAACACCTCTACAAGCACCCATTGacatccattttccttctagggCCTATGTCTCTCCCATTTAAAGCATTTCTGAGAATTCTACATCATTTCTTGTAGACAAAAGCTATTGGCAATCTTCTTGAGCAATATTAACAGGTTTTCATTAGTCTGCCATTATTGCAAGATTAGAGAACACACAACATTTTCAAAGAATCTTATTTTGAGCTCCATGGGGGAGTTATCTCTtttgacctctctctctctctcatattgttTTATAAATTCTCCTTTAATCTATATTTCGTTAATCTCTTATTATTTATTATCTATCCTTATTTATCTaccttttttgtttgaatttacttTGTTGTCCATATAGGTAGAAAAtctaaaacacaacccccaacattttcctcctTTGCATTTGTGCAGGTTTGTGTTCATGAGGAGCTCACTTAGCGGAAGGCCTCATAGCTTGGACCTCTTGTGTGTTCATCTTTTGCCTTACCCTCCgtccttttattttatttcttatatcTGAATTTTTTTACATCTTTCAGTTATTTTACCCTTTTTGCATCCATACAGACATTTAGTGTCGTATGCAACTTTCTATTTATGTCCGTACAGGACGTCGTCATGTTGTAGTCTTAGATACACACACTTGTCATTTGCATAGAGACTTGTTAGGGTTGTCTGGGGGCTCTTTCTATCTTGTGCTAGCCTACC contains these protein-coding regions:
- the LOC131032532 gene encoding cytochrome P450 71AU50-like → MAWLNFPAVELGFSLIFLWIIYRFLTASKRNKGKLGLPPGPRPWPLVGNLHLLGTFPPKSVTQLGKKYGPIMFLRLGSVPTVVASSPAMAKEFLKTHDLIFASRPATSGAKYLGYERRDVALAPYGEYWRQMRKLCTMELLTTKRTESFRWVREEEATAMVRSVWEGSEKGMRSVELRNLISTLSLNTICRMFAGRRYSELSGGDSFLEIMTEIMHLLGVIIVGDYIPSLSFLDLQGYRRRMKAVHKAYDAFAEKLIDERVELRRRRSKRSDNPDLLDVMLDMGESESSEIQDMLLAGVDTSLITIEWAMTELLRNPKVMARAQQEIELQVGRDRIVRESDLVNLDYLRCVMKETFRLHPVGAFMVPHESTEGCNVGGYYVPPKTRLLVNVWAMGRDDCIWKDPLEFKPERFIGSSIDLKGQHFELLPFGAGRRGCPGMSMGSSVVHLAVAQLIHCFDWSVEGEVNREEEFGLSLPKKFPLSALPSWRLATEGPP